In one window of Mercurialis annua linkage group LG4, ddMerAnnu1.2, whole genome shotgun sequence DNA:
- the LOC126677202 gene encoding protein unc-13 homolog isoform X2, with product MRESAYELLLATIFLSGNSGVEAYSNVDRKKEKSSKFLSGLKSKKEKMLSHSQSQLQSVGINSEFLNTIRVQMQISEAMDACIRRNLMQLAARRMHEHIDLAHLSLGLLNGIFQSDFRNEKSYRQWKNRQANTLEELLFFSANGMTTAHLSIKSHVARIRDEKEWDAKMSPSERVAVLASIRQVAETLSSLPGRFGIEGETYYWTACYQLNMRLYEKLLFGVFDILDEDQLIEEADEVLSHFKLTWPALGITEKLHNALYGWVLFQQFVETDAGQLLENAVLKLHKFLSTEELDWKEYMDSLVCSRQCNGHELKLKLESSICLSIGIWCDSTLQDYHLHFSQKPSCFRTLMTLVSAVGVLIFDDRGEVKLRKLSASDANVSNKLKCYVNKSTEAIYWRVANKVEVEAHAQRMHPLAMLAKELKLIAEREFNVFWPVLRQWCPESLMMSIVMLHQFYGERLKPFLKGVSSLSEDVRSVLPAAKMLDEYLIQLHSMALVADRSFHSSDQTLDHYQIGEVSTPLILDWVISQHAHILEWTGRAFDIEDWEPLSIHQRQAASIVEVFRIIEETVDQFFGLNLPVEITHLQALLSVIFHSLDTYLMKMLNQLVDKKHLCPSLPPLTRYTETVIPVINKRLLDCEPLDDNVNNKLNELTVPKLCIRLNTLQYIQKQVGKLEDNIRKSWELIKPSHNEKCTKEDSTKENSLLSHREAIDALFATTFSIIKDTARDAINMICAFTGEKIVFWDLRDKFLSHLYRGNVESSRLESFLPHVDAVLNLICGLIDDILRDILVLSIFQASMEAFIWILLDGGPSRAFSDSDVSLMEDDFIILKDFFVADGEGLPRSLVEKEARFAQQILGLFSIQTETVIRMLMDASEHISVAYDSGKSGRRLEDADTLVRVLCHKKDREASKFLKKQYQLPMSSEYDDTSDKDSTLKSPLISDFLKRSYSIHWTKEGQSSFKSIKKKLQEATSEIRNVAR from the exons ATGCGCGAATCAGCTTATGAGTTGTTGCTTGCAACTATTTTTCTATCTGGGAACTCTGG AGTTGAGGCCTATTCAAATGTCgatagaaagaaagaaaagagttCCAAGTTTTTGTCTGGGTTAAAAAGTAAGAAGGAGAAAATGCTCTCACATTCACAATCACAATTACAATCTGTAGGAATAAACTCGGAGTTCCTCAACACTATTCGTGTTCAGATGCAG ATTTCAGAAGCAATGGATGCTTGCATCAGGCGGAATTTGATGCAGTTGGCAGCAAGGAGAATGCATGAACATATTGACCTAGCTCATCTTTCACTGGGGCTTTTGAATGGAATTTTCCAATCTGATTTTCGTAATGAAAAGTCTTATAGGCAATGGAAAAATAGACAG GCAAATACATTAGAGGaacttcttttcttttctgCTAATGGCATGACAACTGCACATCTAAGCATCAAAAGCCATGTTGCAAGGATCAGAGATGAGAAG GAATGGGATGCTAAAATGTCACCATCTGAGCGAGTTGCAGTTCTAGCATCTATAAGACAAGTTGCTGAAACTTTGTCATCTTTGCCAGGGCGATTTGGCATTGAAGGTGAAACCTACTATTGGACTGCTTGCTATCAGTTGAACATGCGACTTTATGAGAAGTTACTTTTTGGTGTTTTTGACATTCTTGATGAAGACCAACTCATAGAG GAAGCTGATGAGGTGTTATCACATTTTAAACTAACTTGGCCTGCTTTAGGCATCACAGAGAAATTGCATAATGCATTGTATGGGTGGGTCCTTTTCCAACAG TTTGTTGAGACAGATGCTGGACAGCTTTTAGAAAATGCAGTGCTTAAGTTGCACAAATTTCTTTCTACTGAAGAGCTTGACTGGAAGGAGTACATGGATAGCCTTGTATGTTCAAGGCAATGTAATGGGCATGAGTTAAAATTAAAGTTGGAGTCATCTATTTGCCTCTCAATAGGCATCTGGTGTGACAGTACATTGCAAGATTATCACCTGCATTTCAGTCAG aAACCTTCTTGTTTCAGAACATTGATGACTCTGGTGTCAGCAGTTGGAGTTCTTATTTTCGATGATCGTGGTGAAGTTAAG TTAAGAAAATTGAGTGCTTCAGATGCAAATGTTTCTAACAAGCTTAAATGTTATGTCAATAAATCTACTGAAGCCATATATTGGCGG GTTGCTAACAAAGTTGAAGTTGAAGCTCACGCACAAAGGATGCATCCCCTTGCTATGCTTGCTAAGGAACTGAAGTTGATTGCTGAGAGAGAGTTCAATGTCTTTTGGCCAGTCTTACGTCAATGGTGTCCTGAATCACTGATGATGTCCATTGTTATGTTGCACCAATTTTATGGGGAAAGACTG AAGCCTTTCCTAAAGGGGGTGTCGTCTCTTTCTGAAGATGTTAGGTCAGTTCTTCCTGCTGCCAAAATGTTGGATGAATACTTGATTCAGCTACATTCTATGGCTTTGGTAGCAGATAGATCTTTTCACTCTTCCGACCAAACTTTGGACCATTATCAG ATTGGAGAAGTTTCTACGCCTCTCATTCTTGACTGGGTGATATCTCAGCATGCTCATATCTTGGAATGGACTGGACGTGCTTTTGATATTGAG GATTGGGAGCCTTTATCAATTCATCAACGACAGGCAGCATCTATAGTTGAAGTTTTTAGGATCATAGAGGAG ACTGTAGATCAGTTCTTTGGCTTGAATCTCCCTGTGGAAATCACCCATCTACAAGCTTTATTATCCGTAATTTTTCACAGCTTGGATACCTATTTGATGAAAATGCTCAACCAGTTAG TTGATAAAAAGCACCTCTGTCCATCTCTTCCTCCTTTAACTCGTTACACTGAGACTGTTATTCCAGTAATCAATAAAAGGTTGCTGGACTGTGAGCCATTGGATGACAATGTAAATAATAAGCTGAATGAGTTGACAGTGCCAAAACTTTGCATTAGACTAAATACACTTCAA TATATCCAGAAGCAAGTTGGCAAACTAGAAGATAATATCAGAAAATCTTGGGAGCTGATCAAGCCTTCTCATAATGAAAAATGCA CAAAAGAGGATTCCACCAAGGAGAATAGTTTGCTATCACATAGGGAAGCTATTGATGCACTATTTGCAACCACGTTTAGCATCATCAAGGATACTGCAAGAGATGCTATCAACATGATTTGTGCCTTCACTG GGGAAAAAATCGTGTTTTGGGACCTGAGAGACAAATTCTTGTCTCATTTATATCGTGGCAATGTTGAAAGTTCTCGTCTGGAAAGTTTTCTTCCTCATGTTGATGCT GTCCTCAATCTCATATGCGGATTGATTGATGATATTCTCAGAGACATTTTGGTGCTAAGCATATTTCAAGCATCAATG GAAGCCTTTATTTGGATATTGTTAGATGGAGGGCCTTCTCGGGCATTTTCTGATTCAGATGTTTCTTTGATGGAAGATGACTTTATTATTCTGAAG GATTTCTTTGTAGCTGATGGAGAAGGCCTTCCTCGCTCATTAGTTGAGAAAGAAGCTAGATTTGCTCAGCAAATACTTGGCTTGTTTTCCATTCAG ACAGAAACTGTCATCAGAATGTTGATGGATGCAAGTGAACATATCTCAGTAGCATATGATTCAGGTAAAAGTGGCCGGCGGTTAGAAGACGCTGACACACTAGTACGAGTCTTGTGTCACAAGAAAGACAGAGAGGCCTCCAAATTCTTAAAAAAGCAATATCAGCTTCCTATGTCCTCAG AGTATGACGACACTTCGGATAAAGATTCAACTTTGAAATCACCTCTTATATCAGATTTTCTCAAGCGAAGCTACTCAATTCATTGGACAAAAGAAGGTCAAAGCAGTTTTAAATCAATAAAGAAGAAACTTCAAGAAGCAACATCTGAGATTAGGAATGTGGCACGGTAA
- the LOC126677202 gene encoding protein unc-13 homolog isoform X5, which translates to MDACIRRNLMQLAARRMHEHIDLAHLSLGLLNGIFQSDFRNEKSYRQWKNRQANTLEELLFFSANGMTTAHLSIKSHVARIRDEKEWDAKMSPSERVAVLASIRQVAETLSSLPGRFGIEGETYYWTACYQLNMRLYEKLLFGVFDILDEDQLIEEADEVLSHFKLTWPALGITEKLHNALYGWVLFQQFVETDAGQLLENAVLKLHKFLSTEELDWKEYMDSLVCSRQCNGHELKLKLESSICLSIGIWCDSTLQDYHLHFSQKPSCFRTLMTLVSAVGVLIFDDRGEVKLRKLSASDANVSNKLKCYVNKSTEAIYWRVANKVEVEAHAQRMHPLAMLAKELKLIAEREFNVFWPVLRQWCPESLMMSIVMLHQFYGERLKPFLKGVSSLSEDVRSVLPAAKMLDEYLIQLHSMALVADRSFHSSDQTLDHYQIGEVSTPLILDWVISQHAHILEWTGRAFDIEDWEPLSIHQRQAASIVEVFRIIEETVDQFFGLNLPVEITHLQALLSVIFHSLDTYLMKMLNQLVDKKHLCPSLPPLTRYTETVIPVINKRLLDCEPLDDNVNNKLNELTVPKLCIRLNTLQYIQKQVGKLEDNIRKSWELIKPSHNEKCTKEDSTKENSLLSHREAIDALFATTFSIIKDTARDAINMICAFTGEKIVFWDLRDKFLSHLYRGNVESSRLESFLPHVDAVLNLICGLIDDILRDILVLSIFQASMEAFIWILLDGGPSRAFSDSDVSLMEDDFIILKDFFVADGEGLPRSLVEKEARFAQQILGLFSIQTETVIRMLMDASEHISVAYDSGKSGRRLEDADTLVRVLCHKKDREASKFLKKQYQLPMSSEYDDTSDKDSTLKSPLISDFLKRSYSIHWTKEGQSSFKSIKKKLQEATSEIRNVAR; encoded by the exons ATGGATGCTTGCATCAGGCGGAATTTGATGCAGTTGGCAGCAAGGAGAATGCATGAACATATTGACCTAGCTCATCTTTCACTGGGGCTTTTGAATGGAATTTTCCAATCTGATTTTCGTAATGAAAAGTCTTATAGGCAATGGAAAAATAGACAG GCAAATACATTAGAGGaacttcttttcttttctgCTAATGGCATGACAACTGCACATCTAAGCATCAAAAGCCATGTTGCAAGGATCAGAGATGAGAAG GAATGGGATGCTAAAATGTCACCATCTGAGCGAGTTGCAGTTCTAGCATCTATAAGACAAGTTGCTGAAACTTTGTCATCTTTGCCAGGGCGATTTGGCATTGAAGGTGAAACCTACTATTGGACTGCTTGCTATCAGTTGAACATGCGACTTTATGAGAAGTTACTTTTTGGTGTTTTTGACATTCTTGATGAAGACCAACTCATAGAG GAAGCTGATGAGGTGTTATCACATTTTAAACTAACTTGGCCTGCTTTAGGCATCACAGAGAAATTGCATAATGCATTGTATGGGTGGGTCCTTTTCCAACAG TTTGTTGAGACAGATGCTGGACAGCTTTTAGAAAATGCAGTGCTTAAGTTGCACAAATTTCTTTCTACTGAAGAGCTTGACTGGAAGGAGTACATGGATAGCCTTGTATGTTCAAGGCAATGTAATGGGCATGAGTTAAAATTAAAGTTGGAGTCATCTATTTGCCTCTCAATAGGCATCTGGTGTGACAGTACATTGCAAGATTATCACCTGCATTTCAGTCAG aAACCTTCTTGTTTCAGAACATTGATGACTCTGGTGTCAGCAGTTGGAGTTCTTATTTTCGATGATCGTGGTGAAGTTAAG TTAAGAAAATTGAGTGCTTCAGATGCAAATGTTTCTAACAAGCTTAAATGTTATGTCAATAAATCTACTGAAGCCATATATTGGCGG GTTGCTAACAAAGTTGAAGTTGAAGCTCACGCACAAAGGATGCATCCCCTTGCTATGCTTGCTAAGGAACTGAAGTTGATTGCTGAGAGAGAGTTCAATGTCTTTTGGCCAGTCTTACGTCAATGGTGTCCTGAATCACTGATGATGTCCATTGTTATGTTGCACCAATTTTATGGGGAAAGACTG AAGCCTTTCCTAAAGGGGGTGTCGTCTCTTTCTGAAGATGTTAGGTCAGTTCTTCCTGCTGCCAAAATGTTGGATGAATACTTGATTCAGCTACATTCTATGGCTTTGGTAGCAGATAGATCTTTTCACTCTTCCGACCAAACTTTGGACCATTATCAG ATTGGAGAAGTTTCTACGCCTCTCATTCTTGACTGGGTGATATCTCAGCATGCTCATATCTTGGAATGGACTGGACGTGCTTTTGATATTGAG GATTGGGAGCCTTTATCAATTCATCAACGACAGGCAGCATCTATAGTTGAAGTTTTTAGGATCATAGAGGAG ACTGTAGATCAGTTCTTTGGCTTGAATCTCCCTGTGGAAATCACCCATCTACAAGCTTTATTATCCGTAATTTTTCACAGCTTGGATACCTATTTGATGAAAATGCTCAACCAGTTAG TTGATAAAAAGCACCTCTGTCCATCTCTTCCTCCTTTAACTCGTTACACTGAGACTGTTATTCCAGTAATCAATAAAAGGTTGCTGGACTGTGAGCCATTGGATGACAATGTAAATAATAAGCTGAATGAGTTGACAGTGCCAAAACTTTGCATTAGACTAAATACACTTCAA TATATCCAGAAGCAAGTTGGCAAACTAGAAGATAATATCAGAAAATCTTGGGAGCTGATCAAGCCTTCTCATAATGAAAAATGCA CAAAAGAGGATTCCACCAAGGAGAATAGTTTGCTATCACATAGGGAAGCTATTGATGCACTATTTGCAACCACGTTTAGCATCATCAAGGATACTGCAAGAGATGCTATCAACATGATTTGTGCCTTCACTG GGGAAAAAATCGTGTTTTGGGACCTGAGAGACAAATTCTTGTCTCATTTATATCGTGGCAATGTTGAAAGTTCTCGTCTGGAAAGTTTTCTTCCTCATGTTGATGCT GTCCTCAATCTCATATGCGGATTGATTGATGATATTCTCAGAGACATTTTGGTGCTAAGCATATTTCAAGCATCAATG GAAGCCTTTATTTGGATATTGTTAGATGGAGGGCCTTCTCGGGCATTTTCTGATTCAGATGTTTCTTTGATGGAAGATGACTTTATTATTCTGAAG GATTTCTTTGTAGCTGATGGAGAAGGCCTTCCTCGCTCATTAGTTGAGAAAGAAGCTAGATTTGCTCAGCAAATACTTGGCTTGTTTTCCATTCAG ACAGAAACTGTCATCAGAATGTTGATGGATGCAAGTGAACATATCTCAGTAGCATATGATTCAGGTAAAAGTGGCCGGCGGTTAGAAGACGCTGACACACTAGTACGAGTCTTGTGTCACAAGAAAGACAGAGAGGCCTCCAAATTCTTAAAAAAGCAATATCAGCTTCCTATGTCCTCAG AGTATGACGACACTTCGGATAAAGATTCAACTTTGAAATCACCTCTTATATCAGATTTTCTCAAGCGAAGCTACTCAATTCATTGGACAAAAGAAGGTCAAAGCAGTTTTAAATCAATAAAGAAGAAACTTCAAGAAGCAACATCTGAGATTAGGAATGTGGCACGGTAA